The proteins below are encoded in one region of Bosea sp. BIWAKO-01:
- a CDS encoding alpha/beta fold hydrolase has product MPTIERLFQFPSILIATGLLSLTPALSQSAGRPEPLVIQDQGSFAVGGVIASAPGTFDPLKPLQPAGQTFHGDHLYAFYQVPVAPRTLPIVMWHGAGQFSKTWETTPDGREGFQNIFLRRRFATYLIDQPRRGNAGRSTVEATIKPTPDEQFWFGQFRLGLWPTYFDGVQFDRKPETLNQYFRAMTPNTGPFDANLISDGVSALFARIGPGILMTHSQSGGPGWLTAIKSPNVKAIVAFEPGSGFVFPQGELPKPVPTSFDTLEGTPVPMSDFMALTKLPIIIFYGDNIPVKASDVPTQDAWRGRLEMARIWRDTVNKHGGQVTVVHLPEIGIRGNTHFPFSDLNNIEIADQVSRFLADKQLD; this is encoded by the coding sequence ATGCCGACGATCGAGAGGCTATTCCAGTTTCCATCCATCCTGATCGCAACCGGCCTGCTCAGTCTGACGCCCGCGCTTTCGCAATCGGCCGGGAGGCCTGAGCCCCTGGTCATTCAGGACCAGGGCAGTTTCGCCGTCGGCGGCGTGATCGCCAGCGCGCCGGGCACATTCGATCCGCTGAAGCCCCTGCAGCCGGCCGGGCAGACCTTCCATGGCGATCACCTCTACGCCTTCTATCAGGTGCCGGTCGCCCCGCGGACACTCCCCATCGTGATGTGGCACGGGGCCGGACAATTCTCGAAGACCTGGGAGACGACGCCCGACGGGCGCGAGGGGTTTCAGAACATCTTCCTGCGCCGTCGCTTCGCGACCTATCTCATCGACCAGCCGCGGCGCGGCAATGCCGGCCGCAGCACGGTCGAGGCGACCATCAAGCCGACGCCGGACGAGCAGTTCTGGTTCGGCCAGTTCCGCCTCGGCCTCTGGCCGACCTATTTCGACGGCGTCCAGTTCGACCGCAAGCCGGAGACGCTGAACCAGTATTTCCGCGCCATGACGCCGAATACCGGCCCATTCGACGCGAACCTGATCTCGGATGGCGTGTCGGCGCTGTTCGCCAGGATCGGCCCCGGCATCCTGATGACGCATTCTCAGAGCGGCGGGCCAGGCTGGCTGACCGCGATCAAGAGCCCAAACGTCAAGGCGATCGTCGCCTTCGAGCCGGGCAGCGGCTTCGTCTTCCCGCAAGGCGAGCTGCCGAAGCCCGTGCCGACATCGTTCGACACGCTCGAAGGCACGCCGGTGCCGATGTCGGACTTCATGGCCCTGACCAAGCTGCCGATCATCATCTTCTACGGCGACAATATTCCGGTGAAAGCATCCGATGTTCCGACCCAGGACGCCTGGCGTGGCAGGCTGGAAATGGCCCGGATCTGGCGCGACACCGTCAACAAACATGGCGGTCAGGTCACTGTGGTCCACCTGCCGGAGATCGGCATCCGCGGCAACACGCATTTCCCGTTCTCGGACCTGAACAATATCGAGATCGCGGACCAGGTGTCGCGCTTCCTCGCGGACAAGCAGCTGGACTGA
- a CDS encoding M81 family metallopeptidase, with the protein MKRILIAECKQEISSFNPLPSGYGNFHIRRGDALYEQRGTNQEFGGALAVFEGRGDVTVVPTISARAGSAGLLSAEGWKRLSQEFLDAVFARLDGVDGIYVCLHGAMAAEGELDPEGYLLEALRKRVGPDMPIVISLDLHGILTDRMLRQVNGFAIYWTYPHVDFADTGRRAAALLLRLMEGGLRPVAARVVMPTLVRGDELITKTGCYGDLLRDCRRLEEEGRALAAGIMIGNPFTDVPELCSQVLVLTDGDQATAEREALRLAEEFWPQRFRMQGKLIGLERAIAQSLTMAGPLIFTDAADATSSGASGDSNAIIAALHAAGYGGKVLAPLVDAAAAAAAHKAGVGATIKVVLGGSIDPARFTPMQVEAKVKLLSDGEALLETMKAPLAAGPTAVLTFGPFTIVVMTHSVSLFDRAMYYANGLNPQDFDLVVVKSPHTEHHMFEQWCEHNFNIDAPGATSANLKSLGHSICARPMYPLEADAAFAPNPVIYTL; encoded by the coding sequence GTGAAACGCATCCTCATCGCCGAATGCAAGCAGGAGATCTCGTCCTTCAATCCTCTCCCGTCGGGCTACGGCAATTTCCACATCAGGCGGGGTGACGCGCTCTATGAACAGCGCGGCACCAACCAGGAGTTCGGTGGCGCGCTCGCCGTGTTCGAAGGGCGCGGGGACGTCACCGTGGTTCCGACGATCAGCGCGCGGGCCGGCAGCGCCGGCCTGCTCTCCGCCGAGGGCTGGAAGCGCCTGTCACAGGAATTCCTTGACGCCGTCTTCGCGCGTCTCGACGGGGTCGACGGCATCTATGTCTGCCTGCATGGCGCGATGGCGGCCGAGGGCGAGCTCGACCCCGAGGGCTACCTGCTCGAGGCGCTGCGCAAGCGCGTCGGGCCGGACATGCCGATCGTTATCTCGCTCGACCTTCATGGCATCCTGACCGATCGCATGCTGCGGCAGGTCAATGGTTTCGCGATCTACTGGACCTATCCGCATGTCGATTTCGCCGATACCGGGCGCCGCGCCGCGGCGCTGCTGCTGCGCCTGATGGAGGGCGGGCTTCGCCCCGTCGCCGCGCGCGTCGTCATGCCGACGCTGGTCCGCGGCGACGAACTCATCACCAAGACCGGCTGCTACGGCGATCTCCTGCGCGACTGCCGGCGTCTCGAGGAGGAGGGCAGGGCGCTCGCTGCCGGCATCATGATCGGCAACCCTTTCACCGACGTGCCGGAGCTGTGCTCGCAGGTCCTCGTGCTGACCGATGGCGACCAAGCCACGGCCGAACGCGAGGCGCTGCGCCTCGCCGAGGAATTCTGGCCGCAGCGTTTCCGGATGCAGGGCAAGCTGATCGGGCTCGAGCGCGCCATCGCCCAATCCCTGACGATGGCAGGTCCGCTGATCTTCACCGATGCGGCCGACGCCACCTCCTCGGGCGCGTCCGGCGACAGCAACGCCATCATCGCGGCTTTGCACGCAGCCGGTTACGGCGGGAAGGTGCTTGCGCCGCTGGTCGATGCCGCTGCGGCCGCTGCCGCGCACAAGGCCGGTGTCGGCGCGACGATCAAGGTCGTGCTCGGCGGCAGCATCGACCCCGCCCGCTTCACGCCGATGCAGGTCGAGGCCAAGGTCAAGCTGCTCTCGGATGGCGAGGCGTTGCTGGAAACGATGAAGGCGCCGCTTGCGGCAGGCCCGACGGCGGTGCTGACCTTCGGCCCGTTCACGATCGTGGTCATGACCCATTCGGTCAGCCTGTTCGACCGAGCGATGTATTACGCCAACGGCCTGAACCCGCAGGATTTCGACCTCGTCGTGGTCAAGTCGCCCCATACCGAGCACCACATGTTCGAGCAATGGTGCGAGCATAATTTCAACATCGATGCGCCCGGCGCGACCTCGGCCAATCTGAAAAGCCTCGGGCACAGCATCTGCGCCCGGCCGATGTATCCGCTCGAGGCCGATGCAGCCTTCGCACCGAACCCCGTCATCTACACGCTGTGA
- a CDS encoding fumarylacetoacetate hydrolase family protein, producing the protein MLAPRFVSFSAENRAGYGLAVEAGVIDLSSRFSAQWPSLKEVVTEGAFARLVEAAAGLSPDLPFQAIRYELPIAAPEKIICVGVNFPDRNAEYKDGQAAPANPSLFPRFPRSFTGHDQPLIRPPESVQLDYEGEIVIVIGKPGRRIAERDALDHVAALSLCNEGTIRDWVRHAKFNVTQGKNFDRSGSIGPWLVPFSSEAQIADIALTTRVNGEMRQEDRTSRMVFSFRRIISYISTFTTLVPGDILVTGTPTGAGARLEPPVWLKPGDVVEVEAEGIGLLRNTIADEA; encoded by the coding sequence ATGCTTGCTCCCAGATTCGTCAGCTTCTCCGCTGAAAACCGCGCCGGATACGGTCTGGCCGTGGAAGCGGGTGTCATTGACCTCTCCAGCCGCTTCTCGGCCCAGTGGCCGAGCCTGAAGGAGGTCGTCACTGAGGGCGCCTTTGCGCGGCTCGTCGAGGCGGCGGCGGGGCTGTCTCCGGACCTGCCGTTCCAGGCGATCCGCTACGAGCTTCCGATTGCCGCGCCGGAAAAGATCATCTGCGTCGGCGTTAATTTTCCCGACCGTAACGCCGAGTACAAGGATGGCCAGGCGGCTCCCGCCAATCCCTCCCTGTTCCCGCGTTTTCCGCGCTCCTTTACCGGTCATGACCAGCCGCTGATCCGGCCGCCGGAAAGCGTGCAGCTCGATTATGAGGGCGAGATCGTCATCGTCATCGGCAAGCCGGGGCGCCGCATCGCCGAGCGCGACGCGCTGGACCATGTCGCGGCCTTGTCGCTTTGCAATGAAGGGACGATCCGGGACTGGGTCCGGCACGCCAAGTTCAACGTCACGCAGGGCAAGAATTTCGACCGCTCGGGCTCGATCGGGCCATGGCTCGTTCCCTTCAGCAGCGAGGCCCAGATCGCCGATATCGCGCTGACGACCCGCGTCAACGGCGAAATGCGCCAGGAAGATCGCACCAGCCGGATGGTGTTCTCCTTCCGGCGGATCATCAGCTACATCTCGACCTTCACCACGCTCGTGCCGGGTGACATCCTCGTCACCGGGACCCCGACCGGGGCAGGGGCTCGCCTGGAGCCGCCGGTCTGGCTGAAGCCCGGTGACGTCGTCGAGGTCGAGGCCGAGGGGATCGGCCTCCTGCGCAACACCATCGCCGACGAGGCCTGA
- a CDS encoding mandelate racemase/muconate lactonizing enzyme family protein: MPTIDAVDFFYLSMPVVTDEADGSQDALLVRVAAGGQIGWGECEAAPLPSIAAFICPMSHGVCRPVADSVLGKPLDSPADIAQISADVAYNSMDLLQAPHTLSGVEMALWDVLGKLRGEPVWRLLGYQRSHPKTPYASVLFGDTPQETLARARDARARNFRAAKFGWGPIGRGSVAADAEHFVAAREGLGADGILLVDTGQIFIEDVERAAARLPALEKAGALWFEEPFQASAVDAYAALAKRSATVRLAGGEGAHNVHMAKQLIDHGGVGYIQIDCGRIGGVGPSKEVADYAVARGVTFVNHSFTSHLALSASIQPYAGLKDHVICEYPAMPKPVALAFTRNHLERDGNGDISVPDAPGLGLEINEDGVRQYLQDVEIKVNGKVLYATPQI; the protein is encoded by the coding sequence GTGCCGACGATCGATGCAGTCGATTTCTTCTACCTGTCCATGCCCGTGGTGACGGACGAGGCCGATGGCAGCCAGGATGCCCTGCTGGTGCGGGTGGCCGCCGGGGGGCAGATCGGCTGGGGCGAGTGCGAGGCAGCGCCGCTGCCCTCGATCGCAGCCTTCATCTGCCCGATGTCGCACGGGGTCTGCCGACCCGTCGCCGATTCCGTTCTCGGCAAGCCGCTCGACAGTCCTGCCGATATCGCGCAGATCTCGGCCGACGTCGCCTATAACTCCATGGACCTGCTGCAGGCGCCCCATACCCTCTCGGGCGTCGAAATGGCGTTGTGGGATGTGCTCGGCAAGCTGCGCGGCGAGCCGGTCTGGCGCCTGCTTGGCTATCAGCGCAGCCACCCCAAGACGCCCTATGCCTCGGTGCTGTTCGGCGACACCCCGCAGGAGACGCTGGCCCGCGCTCGCGATGCGAGAGCGCGCAACTTCCGGGCCGCCAAGTTCGGTTGGGGGCCGATCGGGCGGGGCAGCGTCGCCGCGGATGCCGAGCATTTCGTCGCCGCGCGCGAAGGGCTTGGTGCAGACGGCATCCTGCTGGTCGATACCGGCCAGATCTTCATCGAGGATGTCGAGCGCGCCGCTGCTCGGCTGCCCGCGCTGGAGAAGGCAGGTGCGCTCTGGTTCGAGGAACCGTTCCAGGCGAGCGCCGTCGACGCCTATGCGGCCCTGGCCAAGCGCAGTGCGACCGTGCGTCTCGCTGGCGGGGAGGGCGCGCATAACGTCCATATGGCGAAGCAACTGATCGATCACGGCGGTGTCGGCTATATCCAGATCGATTGCGGCCGGATCGGCGGCGTCGGTCCGTCAAAGGAGGTGGCCGATTACGCGGTCGCCAGGGGCGTGACCTTCGTCAATCACAGCTTCACCTCGCATCTGGCGCTCTCGGCCTCGATCCAGCCCTATGCCGGCCTGAAGGATCACGTCATCTGCGAATATCCGGCGATGCCCAAGCCCGTCGCGCTCGCCTTCACCCGCAACCACCTGGAAAGGGACGGGAATGGCGATATCAGCGTGCCCGACGCGCCCGGACTAGGCCTGGAGATCAACGAGGACGGGGTCCGCCAGTATCTCCAGGACGTCGAGATCAAGGTGAACGGCAAAGTGCTCTACGCGACGCCGCAGATCTGA
- a CDS encoding carboxymuconolactone decarboxylase family protein has product MSPLTRALFAAACLLSAGQVTAAHAQTQAPAPAQPATPKPPSRAQQLMGDIAPKLAELTDTVLFGDIWERPGLSRRDRSLVTVSALIAMNRPDQLRSHLALARQNGVKEEELVEAITQLAFYTGWPNAVSAVAVARDVLRPK; this is encoded by the coding sequence ATGAGCCCCCTCACCCGTGCCCTGTTCGCCGCCGCATGCCTGTTATCTGCAGGCCAGGTGACGGCCGCTCACGCCCAAACCCAGGCGCCAGCCCCGGCCCAGCCGGCGACGCCGAAGCCGCCCTCCCGGGCGCAGCAGCTGATGGGCGATATCGCGCCAAAGCTGGCGGAACTCACCGACACTGTCCTGTTCGGCGATATCTGGGAGCGGCCCGGCCTCTCCAGGCGCGACCGCAGCCTGGTCACCGTCAGCGCTCTCATTGCCATGAACCGTCCTGACCAGTTGCGGTCCCATCTCGCTCTGGCGCGGCAGAACGGCGTGAAGGAGGAGGAGCTCGTCGAGGCGATCACGCAGCTCGCCTTCTACACGGGCTGGCCGAACGCCGTATCGGCCGTCGCGGTGGCCCGCGATGTCTTAAGGCCGAAATGA
- a CDS encoding cytochrome P460 family protein: MKTPALQIALASLSMAAVLTVGWRVHAEATRVTFPELGTLVHYTTVRRGNVTEHIMTTPAAIEAVKNRQPIPAGTHFVLVDHRDGKLFRYFVMEKGQNWGADYDERRRTGDWQFQWFWPDRTINTSENTARCQSCHQSQSGSEFLFTGYRIPRFDGKPVE, from the coding sequence ATGAAAACGCCTGCGCTTCAGATCGCCCTGGCAAGCCTGTCCATGGCCGCCGTCCTCACGGTGGGCTGGCGGGTCCATGCCGAAGCCACGAGGGTGACGTTTCCCGAACTCGGCACGCTGGTTCATTACACCACCGTCCGGCGCGGCAATGTCACCGAACATATCATGACGACGCCCGCGGCGATCGAGGCCGTGAAGAACCGTCAGCCGATCCCGGCCGGCACGCATTTCGTGCTGGTCGATCATCGCGACGGAAAGCTGTTCCGCTATTTCGTGATGGAGAAGGGCCAGAACTGGGGTGCGGATTACGATGAGCGCCGCCGCACCGGCGACTGGCAGTTCCAGTGGTTCTGGCCGGATCGGACGATCAACACGAGCGAGAACACCGCCCGCTGCCAGTCCTGCCACCAAAGCCAGTCGGGCAGCGAATTCCTGTTCACCGGCTACCGCATCCCCCGTTTCGACGGCAAGCCGGTCGAATAG
- a CDS encoding ABC transporter permease, with the protein MASFMIRRIASAILVLALVSLMSFALIWLVPGDTAAAFLDASATPEQVAALRTALGLDKALPLQMAEWYGRVLSGDLGQSVLLNRSVAGALLERLPVTLSLATFALAIAIALGVPAGVAAAVFHNRWPDQLFMTTALLGLSVPDFWLGLVMVLVFAVSLGWLPSGGFTAFGTDPLGWLKTVILPAFTLGLVQVGFIARMARASMLETLNQDFVRTANAKGLSRAYIVLRHGLPNAMIPILTVIGIVAGALLGGAVIIEQVFSIPGIGRLIVGAIASRDFPVLQGGLLFLAVVYLLINLIVDLLYAVVDPRVRLS; encoded by the coding sequence ATGGCAAGCTTTATGATCCGGCGGATCGCCAGCGCGATCCTGGTGCTCGCGCTGGTCTCGCTGATGTCCTTCGCCCTGATCTGGCTGGTTCCCGGCGATACGGCGGCGGCCTTCCTCGACGCCTCGGCCACGCCCGAACAGGTCGCGGCGCTGCGTACGGCGCTTGGGCTGGACAAGGCGCTGCCGCTGCAGATGGCGGAATGGTACGGGCGCGTCCTCAGCGGCGATCTCGGCCAATCCGTGCTGCTGAACCGCTCCGTCGCCGGCGCCTTGCTGGAGCGCCTGCCGGTGACGCTGTCCCTTGCCACCTTCGCGCTTGCCATCGCCATCGCGCTCGGCGTGCCCGCCGGCGTCGCGGCCGCCGTCTTTCATAATCGCTGGCCGGATCAGCTCTTCATGACCACGGCGCTGCTCGGCCTTTCCGTCCCCGACTTCTGGCTCGGGCTGGTGATGGTTCTGGTCTTCGCCGTCTCGCTCGGCTGGCTGCCGAGCGGCGGTTTCACCGCTTTCGGCACCGACCCGCTCGGCTGGCTCAAGACGGTCATCCTTCCCGCCTTCACCCTCGGACTCGTGCAGGTCGGCTTCATCGCGCGCATGGCGCGCGCCTCGATGCTGGAAACGCTGAACCAGGATTTCGTCCGCACGGCCAATGCCAAGGGCCTGTCGCGCGCCTACATCGTGCTGCGCCACGGCCTGCCAAACGCGATGATCCCGATCCTGACGGTGATCGGCATCGTCGCCGGCGCGCTGCTCGGCGGCGCCGTCATCATCGAGCAGGTCTTCTCGATTCCGGGAATTGGCCGGCTGATCGTCGGCGCCATCGCCTCCCGCGACTTTCCCGTGCTCCAGGGCGGCCTGCTCTTCCTGGCGGTGGTCTATCTCCTGATCAACCTGATCGTCGATCTTCTCTACGCAGTCGTCGACCCGCGGGTGAGGCTGTCGTGA
- a CDS encoding aldo/keto reductase, with translation MQKRILGKSGLSVSALGLGCMGLSYGYGQAVEGKAGIELIRLAFDRGVTLFDTAESYGPFVNEGLLGEALAPIREHVVIATKFGFDIDQRTGERRPGLNSRPEHIRRVAEASLKRLRTDVIDIFYQHRVDPDVPIEEVAGAVQALVAEGKVRHFGLSEAGAATIRRAHAVHPVAAVQSEYSLFYRDAEAETLPVLEELGIGFVPFSPLGAGFLTGKIDETTTFEPTDFRNAVPRFSVEARKANAALVALVKRVAERKGATPAQVALAWLLAQKPWIVPIPGTTKPHRLEENIAAAQVELTAGDLREIGEALSTMTLTGERLPAAALKMTGL, from the coding sequence ATGCAGAAACGGATACTCGGCAAGAGCGGCCTGAGCGTGTCGGCGCTTGGGCTCGGCTGCATGGGCCTGAGCTATGGCTATGGCCAGGCCGTCGAGGGGAAAGCCGGGATCGAACTGATCCGCCTGGCCTTCGACCGAGGCGTGACCTTGTTCGACACCGCCGAATCCTATGGGCCCTTCGTCAACGAGGGGCTCCTGGGCGAGGCACTCGCGCCGATCCGCGAGCACGTCGTGATCGCGACCAAGTTCGGGTTCGACATCGACCAGAGGACCGGAGAACGGCGCCCAGGGCTGAACAGCCGACCCGAGCATATCAGGCGGGTCGCCGAGGCCTCCCTGAAGCGGCTTCGCACCGATGTCATCGACATCTTCTACCAGCACCGTGTCGATCCCGATGTTCCCATCGAGGAGGTGGCCGGCGCAGTCCAGGCCCTGGTCGCGGAAGGCAAGGTCCGGCATTTCGGGCTGTCCGAGGCCGGCGCGGCGACGATCCGCAGGGCGCATGCGGTTCATCCCGTCGCAGCCGTCCAAAGCGAATACTCGCTGTTCTATCGCGACGCGGAAGCGGAGACCTTGCCTGTGCTCGAAGAGCTCGGCATCGGCTTCGTACCATTCAGCCCGCTCGGCGCCGGCTTCCTGACCGGCAAGATCGACGAGACCACGACCTTCGAACCGACAGATTTCCGCAACGCAGTGCCGCGCTTTTCCGTGGAAGCCCGCAAGGCCAATGCAGCCTTGGTCGCGCTCGTAAAGCGCGTCGCCGAGCGAAAGGGCGCGACGCCGGCGCAAGTCGCGCTGGCCTGGCTGCTGGCGCAAAAGCCGTGGATCGTTCCCATCCCCGGCACGACGAAGCCTCACCGCCTCGAGGAGAATATCGCTGCGGCGCAGGTCGAACTGACCGCGGGCGATCTGCGCGAGATCGGTGAGGCCTTGTCGACCATGACCTTGACCGGGGAGCGTTTGCCCGCAGCCGCCTTGAAAATGACGGGCCTCTAG
- a CDS encoding LysR family transcriptional regulator, translating into MAQPNFNDLAAFAMVARERSFTKAGAKLGVSQSALSQTIKALEERLKLRLLTRTTRSVAPTEAGKRLLETVGPRFEEIEAEIAALGELRGKPAGTVRITAGEHAAVAMLQPALRKFLPDHPDITVEIIVDYGLVDIVAAGYDAGVRLGEQLAKDMIAVRIGPEMRMAVIGSPDYFARYGIPETPQDLTSHNCIASRLPTYGGLFAWGLEKDGREVKVRGEGQLVFNSLAMRLNSALDGLGLAYLPEDQAVPHIRDGRLVRVLEDWCPPFPGYHLYYPSRRHVSPALAVLIDVLRYRD; encoded by the coding sequence ATGGCGCAGCCGAACTTCAACGATCTCGCCGCCTTCGCCATGGTGGCGCGGGAGCGCAGCTTCACCAAGGCCGGGGCCAAGCTGGGCGTCTCGCAATCGGCGCTGAGCCAGACGATCAAGGCGCTCGAGGAACGGCTGAAGCTGCGCCTGCTGACCCGCACGACGCGCAGTGTCGCGCCCACGGAAGCCGGCAAGAGACTGCTGGAGACCGTCGGTCCGCGCTTCGAGGAGATCGAGGCCGAGATCGCAGCGCTCGGCGAGTTGCGCGGCAAACCCGCCGGAACGGTGCGCATCACCGCCGGCGAACACGCGGCGGTTGCCATGCTGCAGCCGGCCCTGCGAAAATTCCTGCCGGATCATCCCGACATCACCGTCGAGATCATCGTCGATTACGGCCTCGTCGATATCGTGGCCGCTGGCTACGACGCAGGCGTGCGCCTTGGCGAGCAACTGGCGAAGGACATGATCGCGGTTCGCATCGGCCCGGAGATGCGGATGGCCGTGATTGGCTCGCCGGATTATTTCGCTCGCTACGGCATTCCCGAAACCCCGCAGGATCTGACCTCCCACAACTGCATCGCGTCGCGCCTGCCGACCTATGGCGGGCTTTTCGCCTGGGGGCTGGAAAAGGACGGCCGCGAGGTCAAGGTCCGTGGCGAGGGACAGCTGGTGTTCAACAGCCTCGCCATGCGGCTGAACTCGGCCTTGGACGGGTTGGGGCTCGCCTATCTGCCGGAGGATCAGGCCGTCCCGCATATCCGGGACGGGCGCCTCGTGCGCGTGCTGGAGGATTGGTGCCCGCCATTCCCCGGCTATCACCTCTATTATCCGAGCCGCCGGCATGTCTCGCCGGCCCTGGCCGTGCTGATCGACGTCCTGCGCTACCGGGATTGA
- a CDS encoding GNAT family N-acetyltransferase — translation MAGLSSRWSDDINWRLNMASIPRHRLTTDRLVLRPTSALDADRAFEIQSDWEVTRMLRMASFPPDRAGIAQWFADHEREWAAGEAYRFAVELQGRAIGVIDVDEISQGEGEFGYWFEQASWGRGYASEAAKAVVDFAFRAIGLSQLLSGHAADNSASGHVLLKLGFRPLDTVERSSRSRSGTILQRRYVLPASAATE, via the coding sequence GTGGCTGGCCTATCTTCGCGTTGGAGCGATGACATCAACTGGCGGTTGAATATGGCCTCTATCCCTCGGCATCGTTTGACAACGGATCGCCTGGTTCTGCGCCCGACCAGCGCCTTGGATGCGGATCGCGCGTTTGAAATCCAGTCGGACTGGGAAGTGACGCGCATGCTGCGCATGGCGTCGTTTCCACCCGATCGCGCAGGAATCGCGCAATGGTTCGCCGACCATGAGCGCGAATGGGCAGCGGGTGAAGCGTATCGTTTCGCGGTCGAGCTCCAGGGCAGAGCCATCGGGGTCATCGACGTCGACGAGATATCTCAAGGCGAGGGCGAATTCGGTTACTGGTTCGAGCAGGCCAGCTGGGGGCGAGGCTATGCGTCGGAAGCGGCAAAGGCCGTCGTCGATTTTGCCTTTCGAGCCATTGGCCTCTCGCAGCTTCTCTCCGGACATGCAGCTGACAACTCAGCCTCGGGACATGTCCTTCTCAAACTCGGTTTTCGCCCGTTGGACACCGTTGAGCGAAGCTCGCGCTCGAGAAGCGGGACAATCCTGCAGCGCCGCTACGTTCTGCCGGCCTCCGCGGCGACCGAGTGA
- a CDS encoding DUF4405 domain-containing protein yields the protein MNSVFISRLWLDALAAFLLLLGFSYWWLGNPIHEIAGTALFLLLIAHNVFNRRWYGAVARTRHGPRSLFNTGVTIALLIAMLAVVVTSVLISHALAAYLPAWGGFTIRQIHSLAAYWALVIVAIHLGLRWPMLMGVARNLFGIRTPSRLRTLLLRAAAVMVAIHGAWSCTVLGLGTRLSMQVTLDWWNFEDAVAGFFIHCAAIAGLFMVATYYSLKLAQPGRPLGGARQRDLPGAEPGQASQA from the coding sequence GTGAACTCTGTCTTCATATCCCGGCTCTGGCTCGACGCCCTGGCGGCCTTCCTGCTGCTGCTCGGGTTTTCCTATTGGTGGCTTGGCAACCCCATCCATGAGATCGCGGGAACGGCGCTGTTCCTGCTCCTGATCGCACATAACGTCTTCAACCGGCGCTGGTATGGCGCCGTCGCACGGACCCGGCACGGGCCGCGCAGCCTGTTCAACACCGGCGTCACCATCGCGCTCCTGATCGCGATGCTGGCGGTGGTCGTGACCAGCGTGCTGATCTCGCATGCCCTTGCCGCCTATCTGCCTGCCTGGGGCGGCTTCACCATTCGGCAGATCCACAGCCTTGCCGCCTACTGGGCCCTGGTGATCGTCGCGATCCATCTCGGGCTGCGCTGGCCGATGCTGATGGGCGTGGCCCGCAACCTGTTCGGCATCAGAACGCCCAGCAGGCTGCGCACACTCCTGCTGCGGGCAGCAGCCGTGATGGTCGCCATCCATGGCGCCTGGAGCTGCACCGTCCTCGGGCTCGGAACCAGGCTTTCCATGCAGGTGACGCTGGATTGGTGGAATTTCGAGGACGCGGTGGCAGGCTTCTTCATCCATTGCGCGGCGATCGCCGGGCTGTTCATGGTCGCCACCTATTACAGCCTGAAGCTCGCCCAGCCCGGCCGGCCCCTTGGCGGCGCTCGCCAACGAGACTTGCCGGGCGCGGAGCCCGGTCAGGCGAGTCAGGCGTGA
- a CDS encoding ABC transporter permease yields the protein MTIAFHKPALSPRQASLRRLARSRSFQIGAAIMLAIVLVALLADLLSPFDPLRSNARMRLTPPNATHWFGTDHFGRDILSRVMVGARISLSIGAATVLLTGLFGTVIGAVAGFFPRFDNPIMRLMDALMAFPSIVLAMVVSAVLGASLTNVVIALSIATMPHTARIVRASVLVARELEYVEAARSLGAGELSILFRHVLVNAMGPLIVRLTYVFAVAILAEAALSFVGAGPPPPAPSFGAIIAQGRDFMREAPWITIFPGLAIVLSVLGLNLLGDGLRDALDPRSTL from the coding sequence ATGACGATCGCCTTTCACAAGCCGGCCCTCAGCCCGCGACAGGCGAGCCTGCGACGGCTCGCCCGCAGCCGTTCCTTCCAGATCGGGGCCGCGATCATGCTCGCGATCGTCCTGGTCGCACTGCTGGCTGATCTGCTCTCGCCCTTCGATCCGCTGCGCAGCAATGCCCGCATGCGCCTGACGCCGCCCAACGCCACCCACTGGTTCGGCACCGACCACTTTGGCCGCGACATTCTCTCCCGCGTCATGGTCGGGGCCCGGATCTCGCTCAGCATCGGCGCGGCGACCGTCCTTCTCACCGGCCTCTTCGGCACCGTGATCGGCGCGGTCGCGGGGTTCTTCCCGCGCTTCGACAACCCGATCATGCGGCTGATGGATGCGCTGATGGCGTTCCCCTCCATCGTGCTCGCCATGGTGGTCAGCGCCGTGCTCGGCGCCTCGCTGACCAATGTCGTGATCGCCCTGTCGATCGCCACCATGCCCCACACCGCCCGCATCGTCCGTGCTTCGGTGCTGGTCGCGCGCGAGCTTGAGTATGTCGAGGCCGCCCGCTCGCTCGGCGCGGGCGAATTGTCGATCCTGTTCCGGCATGTGCTGGTCAACGCCATGGGGCCGCTGATCGTCCGGCTGACCTATGTCTTCGCCGTCGCCATCCTGGCCGAGGCCGCGCTCTCCTTTGTTGGCGCCGGGCCGCCGCCGCCCGCGCCCTCCTTCGGCGCGATCATCGCCCAGGGCCGCGATTTCATGCGCGAGGCGCCGTGGATCACGATCTTTCCGGGGCTGGCGATCGTTCTGTCCGTGCTCGGCCTCAACCTGCTCGGCGATGGCCTGCGCGACGCCCTTGATCCGCGCTCGACCCTATAG